TTCGATTGGCTTGCTCTCTCATGATCTTCCCTTGCAGCCAGGCGAGCAAGTACGCGCGCAAGGCGTAAGATCGCCTCGTCGGAACTCCTCTGCAAAGGGTAATTTTCGATCAGCAGGCCGCACGATCGATTCTCTAGATCATCGCGTCACGTTTCGAGGTGCAGGCACCGTCACGAATTGGAAAAACGTGACAGCTGACGATCGTCTTCGGGATATTGCTTCGAGGATGTTTGGGCGAAAAGCAGCGTTGGAGCTATGCGGGGCAACTCGATGTTGTGGACGCGAAACGGTATAAAGCCTTCGTCTGTCAAATATCCTGCTGCGATTGCAACTGGCATTCGGCGAAGCCAATAACTGGCTGGGACTATGGCGGGTCATCGCGAGGACTTTCTACATAGCGCGTGCTGTAGAAGGGCGGTGAACGGCTGGCCGCTTGCAGAAGCTCGGTGTCGCGACGTAGCAACGGGCGTTCAGATCGACTTCTTAGTTGTCGATCGTCATCAAGCACGGTCAGCAGCATTCGCTCAACTGCAAGCCGAGCAAGGCTATCGCATCTTGCGTTTAGATCGGGTTGCTTCCGTCATCTGAGTATGACTGGCAGCGGCTTGGTCAAGTCGATCATATTCGTGTTATCCCGCCGCTCGCGTCGACGCTATTCTGACCCTCTTGCGGGTGCCTCTTTTGAATTTTCCCACTCTTCTTGTTTTCGATGTCTTGTTTTCGACTGTGTTGAGTTGCTCATCGTTCTAATCTCTTGAATCTCAGGGCGATCCCCCTGGCCGTCAACGCCCTAGCCAGTGTGATCGCTGTCCGTCTTCTCCAGCACTTCAGTGAACGCATTGAGCGTATCGCCGTGGTGCACGGGTGTGCATAGATGGGAACGAGATCTCGTGAGAAATGCGCAGGAACGTTGGCTGATGGTCGGGTCCGGAAGCACCGGCCCGTGAGATCGCCAAACGCGCCAAGGCGTTCGGCGCGTCATCGAGGAGGTCCGACGAGCTTCGGAAAGATTCGCGAGACGTCCGAACTCTAGCTCGCGTGCCAGTCCCGGCCACGGTCAAATGGCTGCAGGCGTGCCGAGTTGCTTGCAGATTCGTTCATATCCAGGATTCGTGCGTCAGGTTGCAACCTTGCAAAACAAAATCGGGGTCAGCGATCCAGATAACGTTGCTTGATGGGCCGAGCGAAGAAGGCGAAGCATAGGCTCAAGCGACCACGATGCCAAACCAAGGCAGCCCCACGCTATGCCTCTCTCATTGCTCAAGTACGGGCTGAAACGCGACTACGTTCCGCACCGCGAGATTCCTGCTACGCCTGATCTGAAGCGCCGCTATGATGTGGTCATCATTGGCGGCGGCGGGCATGGCCTGGCGGCTGCCCACTACCTCTCCAAGTATCATGGCATCCGGGACGTTGCCGTTCTGGAAAAGGGCTACCTTGCCGGGGGCAATACGGCTCGCAATACGACTACGATCCGTTCGAACTACATCACGAACCAGTCGATACGCTTCTACAAGGAGGCCGTTTCACTTTACGAAGACATGTCGCATGAATTGAATTTCAACGTCATGTTTTCGCAGCGCGGCCAGCTCACGCTTGCGCATTCCGAGGCGACCCTTCGATCCTTCCATCTGCGCGCCGAGATGGGCAAGCACCATGGCACGCGGATCGCGGTGGTGGATCCGCGGCAGGTGAAGGAGATCTGCCCTCATCTCAATATGGATGAAGGCGGCCAGCACGAGGTTCTCGGCGGCCTCTGGCACGAGGACGGCGGCACGGCACGCCATGACGCCGTCGCATGGGGCTACGCGGCGCAGGCCGCCGGCCGAGGTGTGGAAATCCACCAACGGACCGAGGTGCTTGGTTTCGACACGACCGGCGACAGGGTGTCGGCCATCAGAACCAGCCGCGGAACGGTGAGCGTCGGGCACGTCATCCAGGCCGCGGGCGGAGCCAATCAGCATGTCGCGAAACTGGCTGGCATCGATATGCCCATTCGTTGCTTCCCGTTGCAGGCGATGGTGACACAGCCGCTGAAGCCGTTCCTGCACACGCTGGTATCTTCAGCAAATCTGCATACGTATCTCGTGCAGTCGTCCCGCGGCGAAATCGTCATCGGCGGCGGTTCGGATCCGTATCAATTAATTTCGACGCGCTCGACGCTGGATCTCAAGGAACAGCTCGCTCACGGCGCGGTGCAGCTTTTCCCCTTCCTCCATAACGTGAAGCTGCTGAGGCAGTGGGCCGGCATCACCGACATGACACCGGACTACACGCCGATCATGGGCGCTAGTCCGCTTAGGAACTACTGGCTCGATTGCGGCTGGGGTACCTGGGGCTTCAAGGCAACGCCCGTCGCCGGAAAATACATGGCCGACACCGTCGCCAACGAACGGGTCGCGGACATTCTGCTTCCGTTCAGTCTGGGCCGCTTCGAGACGATGGCTCTCATCAATGAAATGGGTGCTACGGCGGCAAGCCACTAGGATCTGTTGCATGAAAATCATGAATTGTCCTCTGAACGGGGCACGAAACATCAGCGAGTTCACCTGCTTCGGGCCGGTTCACGACGCCATCGATGCGCAATCGGTCGGCGATGCCGCCTGGTCTCACTACTTGTTCTATCAGGAGAACAAGGCCGGAATCATTCGCGAGTGGTGGCGACACACACCCTCGAACTACTACTTCATCGCCGAACGACACACCGTCACCGACGAAATCATCGCGACCTACAGCGCGAGCGAGCTTTCGCGCATCGAGAACAAGTCATGATTCCGCGTTTGCCCCTGCCATATGGGACCCGTATCGATCGAGGCCAGGTCCTGACCTTCAAATTCGAAGGCAGGACATTTCGTGGGCTCTCCGGCGATTCCATAGCAAGCGCGCTCGTTGCCTCGGGGCAGTGGCTTATCTCGCGGTCATTCAAATATCACAGGCCCCGAAGCGTCATGACTATGGCGGGGCAGGATGCCAATACTCTGGTCCAAGTCGAAGGAGAGCCTAACGTTCTGGCTGACGTCCATCCTCTCCGCGAGGGCCTCGAAGCGACAGCCCAGAATGTGAACGGGTCGCTCGAAAAGGATCGCGACGCGCTTCTCGATCGGCTTGGACGGTTTATGCCGGTCGGCTTCTACTACCGGACTTTTTTTGGCCCGGGCAAGAACAGCTGGCTCCGGCTCTGGGAGCCGCTCATCAGGAAAAAAGCGGGCCTCGGCAGGGTTGATACGTCGGCTCCCCGCGGCCGTTACGAAAAGCAGAACCTGTTCTACGACGTCATGGTCGTCGGTGGCGGCCCGGCTGGCCTTTCAGCTGCGATCGAGGCCGCAGAGGCGGGTGCGCGCGTCCTCGTGGTGGACGAGAACCCCGAGCTCGGCGGGTCCCTGACTTATGCGCGGTTCGACGACAAGCCTGAAGCCACCGCGCTGTTGCTGCGCGATTTGAGGCAGCAGATCAAAGCGCATCCCGGCATCAAGGTTTTCACGAATGCCGTGGCGAACGGCTGGTATGCCGACAATTGGATTCCTGTCATCACGGCGAACCGGTTGTATAAGGTTCGCGCGAAGGAGGTCATCCTTTGCACCGGCTCGCTCGATCAACCGGTTCCGTTTCGCAATAACGACCTTCCCGGAATCGTGCTCGGATCGGCCGTACAGCGACTGATGCGGCACTACGCGGTGAAGCCGGGCCAACGCGCGGTGGTCTTCGCCGGCAACCGGGACGGCTACCGGACGGCGCTGGATCTCGTGGAAGCCGGTGTCGAAGTGGCTGCGGTAGTCGATCCCCGCGCCACGCAGCAACACGGTTCATTCGCGGCACAGCTCGAGACAAAAGGCGTGCGGATCATCCTCACCGCCAAAATAGCGGAGGCTGCGGGCACCGCGGGCAACAAGCATCTCAAGGCCGTCGGGATTGCACGCGCGGATGCGGATATGCCCGAGTGGATCGACTGCGACCTTCTGTCGATGTCCTGCGCCTATACTCCGACCTATCAGCTCGCTTTGCAGGCGGGTGCGAAATTGAGCTATGACGATGGCACGGCACAGTTTACGCTCACCAACGTGCCCGCGCATCTGACGCTTGCCGGATCGGTCGCGGGCAATTTCTCCCTTCGCTCTGTTCTGGCGGCGGGACGCAAGGCAGGCGGGGCGGCCGCGCAGGCGCTAGGTCTTGCTACACGTGAAGTCGAAGTGCCCGAAGACGAGGAGCGAAGCCTCAGCAGCCTTGAGCTTCCCATTGTCGGACATTCCAAGGGGCGTGATTTCGTCGATTTCGACGAGGATCTCCAGGTCAAGGACATTGAGAACGCGGTTCGCACCGGCTACGACGAGCTTGAGCTCGTCAAGCGCTTCTCGACGGTCGGAATGGGGCCGTCGCAAGGCCGTCATTCGGCTCTCGCCACGGCGCGCATCGTGGCGCATGCCACCAAGCGCAAGGTCGCCGATATCGGCGTCACGACATCGCGCCCGCCATTCGGCCCCGAAAAGCTCGGGCTCCTCGCAGGAATTCAACAAAGCCGCTATCGTTACACGTCGGTCCATCATCGCCACGTTGAGGCCGGTGCGAAGATGACGCCGGTGGGCGCGTGGTGGCGCCCGTTGTATTACGGCGACCAAGGTTCTGTTGATGCACGGATCGTTGATGAGGTGAACCTCGTCAGGCAGCGCGTCGGCGTGCTTGACGTTTCGACCCTTGGCAAGATCGAATTGCGCGGACCGGACGCCGGGCTGCTGCTCGATCGCTTCTGTTCGATGAATTACGCCAAGCAGCCCGTCGGCAGGGTCCGATACTGTCTGACGCTGAACGAGATGGGAACAGTCATCGACGATGGCGTCGCCTTCAGGGTCGCTGAGGATCACTACTACGTCACGGCAACGACCGGTGGGGTGGACCGCATCTATGCGGACATGTGCTGGCAGAACGTTCAATGGGGACTCGACGTTGACATCCACAACGTAACAGCCGGCTTCGCGGCCTTTAACCTCACCGGACCGCTTGCCCGACAAGTTCTCGAGGCGGCAGGAGGTATGGATGTCTCGTCCGAAGGACTGCCCTTCCTGGGCGGGCGCATCGGCCGGGTCGCGAACTGTCCCGTCCGCATCATGCGCATTGGCTACTCCGGCGAACTGAGCTTCGAACTGCACACGCCTCAATCCTATGGTGAGGCCTTGTGGGATGCTCTGATGGAAGCCGGCAAGCCGCTGGGACTTCGACCCTACGGCCTGGAAGCGTCGCGAATCCTGCGTCTGGAGAAGGGGCACATCATCATCGGTCAGGATACCGATGCCGTCAGCACCGCGGACGAACTGGGAATGGCGTGGGCGCTGGCGATGAAGAAACCCTTCTTCATCGGCAAGAGGTCGACCGAATTGCTTCGCCATCTTCCTGCCAGGCGTCGCCTGGTTGGGTTCGAGCTTCCATCGTCCGAGCAAGACAGGCCGGATGAAGCATGCCTCGTCCTGGAGCAAGGCGAGGCGGTTGGTCACGTCACGTCGACCTGCCTGTCGCCGACGCTGGGGAAATGGATTGGTCTCGCCTTCGTGCCGGCCGATCTGTCCGAGCAGGGCAGAAGCTTGCTGATCAAAACGCGGAAGGGCGCGCAATTGCGAGCTCGCATTGTCTCTCCGCACTTCTTCGATCCCGAAAACAAGCGGCAGGAAATCTGATATGGCTGTGACCGCGACAGGTCGGCGGACGCCGCTCGGCGATTTATACGCCGAACACCCGGACGGCGTTCCGTCCTCCATCGATGGGACACTTGTCCGGACGACGATCGTGCCTGAAGGGGACGGTGACGGATCAATCCACCTGCTGGATCTGACCCGGTATGCCCGCTTCGGTATCAAGGGCAAAGGCGCCAGCGATTGGCTGAGGTCCAAGGCGATCGCGTTGCCGGAGCCGGTCAATATGCTTGCCCCGCTTGCGTCGCGAAGGCTCGACCTGATTCGTCTTGGAGCCGAAGATTATCTGGTCCTGCCCCAGTCCGTCGGGCAGTCGGCATCCCTGGTTGCGTTGCGGTCGGAATGGGAATCCGACGGACGCGAGCGCAAAGGCTTCAATGCCTGGCGAGAAGAGGTCTGGGCATGGTTCCACATTCATGGAGCCAACGTGGCGGATTTCCTCGCAAAGACATGCCCTGTCGATCTGAGCGCCGATCGATTGCCGCTATGGCGTGTAGTGCAGACCCGTGTGGCGCAGATGGACTGCATCCTCGCACGTACTGACCGTACTAACGATCACGGCTTCGACTTGTTCTTCGATGTGGCCTCGGCAAATTACATGATGTCGAGCCTGAAGGAATTGGACGCCACGTAACTGAGCTGCAAGATCAAATCTACGGTGTCGGCGTTCCACTTTTGAATTCCTGCTTGAGCCAATCAAAAACCTTGTGCGCGGGATGCCACGAAGGTTTGTCGGGCGAACCGGTGAGTGCGAGGCAGAGCGTGGTCTGGACCTTGGCCTTGCTCCAGGTCGCAAGACGTCCATCCTTCAGATACGGCTCGCAATAGGACGAATAGGTAACGACGAAGCCGAGGTTCTGGGCCGCTGCCTCGAGTGCGGTCGCGGAATTGTCCACCTTCAACGCGGGAACGTCGCCGTCCAGATTGAGACCCAGCTTGGTCGCCCAGCGCTGCCAGACATTGTGTCGACCTTGAACGAAGATCTTCCTCGATGAGTCCAGCACGTCTTGCAGCGCCGTCGTGGAAAGCGAGCCAATGAGTGCCGGCGCGCAGACCAGCTCCAGGGTTTCATTGGGCAAGTGAGGGGTGTCGGCGTCGAGCTCCGAGGCGTCGCGAACTTCTACGACGATGTCAGCCAATTCAGCGTTCGGGTCAGTCCAGATCGCACTATTCAGACGAATCTCGACATTCGGATTTTGGCTCAGAAAGCCATCGAGCCGGGAGGCAAGCCATAGACTAACGAATGAGAGGGGAGCCGATAAGGTCACGGTGCGAGGTACATCCTTGCCACGCAGCCCCTCGGTTGCTGCAGCTGCGAGATTCAAGGCCTCAGCTACACCCGGAAGGTAGGCTTCGCCCACCTCGGACAGTTGCAGTCCATTTTGCCTGCGTACGAACAGTTGCCGCGAAAGGTAGGATTCCAGCCCGCGGACACGCTGACTGACTGCGGCTTGTGTGCAATTCAACTCCTTTGCGGCTTCCGTGAAGCTCAGATGCCGCGCTGCGGCCTCGAACGCCTGAAGCCCGCTCAGAGGTGGCAAGTTTCTCATTCAAAACGCCGCCAAATGAAAACAGGGTCACTGAGCCAGTTTTTATTTCTTGGAGCGTAATCAAGCAAGTACTACCGATTAAGGGATGGGTTGATCCCCGCGGCAACAAGGGCCCACGTACTCGAGCGTGCACTGCCCAACTAGCAGTCAGCGGTTGGTGGATCAATGGGCAAACGGTGGCGAGCGTATGATGAATTCGATCCAGAGAAAATTCGCCGAGCTTGCAACCGAAAATGCTCCAGGTCAGGAGGTTCGGCTGACCACACCCACCTCTGATGGTGCCCTGCTCGGCGGTGTGATCGAAGGCAGGCCGGTCGACTTTTCTCACGGCGACGTAGATGCGTTTTTGCCGGCCCCAGGGGCGCTCGACGCGTTTCTGGAAGGGTATCGCCGCGGAGGATCCCAAGCCTATACCGAGTATCTTGGCGATGCCGCGGTTCGCGATGCCGTTGCGGAGCGGCTGGGGATCTTTACCGGAGCGCGCCTTTCGGCTGATGAGGATCTGATCGTGACGCCCGGAACGCAGGGCGCTCTGTTTCTGGCTATGGGAGCGACCGTCGCCTCGGGAACGAAGGTCGCCGTGGTCGAGCCTGACTATTTCGCCAATCGGAAACTGGTCCGCTTCTTTGACGGTGTCCTTGTCCCGATCGAGATGGACTATCTCGGGACGGCTGGGCGGGCGGGTTTGAACCTTGAACAGCTCGAGGCGGCATTCAGGGATGGGGCCCGTGTTCTCGTCTTCTCTAATCCCAATAATCCCACCGGCGTCGTCTACTCGGATGACGAGATTGACGCGATTGCCCGGCTCGCCGGCAAGTACGGCGCGACGGTCATCGTCGACCAACTCTACTCGCGGCTACTTTACGCGGGGCAGTCGTATAGTCATCTGCGGACCAAATCGGTCGCCCGCGAAAATCTGATCACGATTAGTGGGCCGTCAAAGACCGAGTCGCTCAGCGGCTTTCGCCTTGGCGTGGCTTTCGGATCAGCGTCGGTCATCGAGCGCATGGCCAAGCTGCAAGCTATCGTTTCGCTGCGCGCGGCTGGCTATAGCCAGGCCGTTCTGAACGTCTGGCTTGCCGAACCGGAAGAGTGGATGCGTGATCGCATTCAGCGACATCAGGCAATCCGCGATGATTTGGTCGCCATCCTGCGTCAGGTTGACGGGCTTGAGCTGCGAAAGCCAGAGGCCGGAAGCTATTTGTTTCCAAGACTCCCCGAGTTGACGATCAGCGCGATCGATTTCGTCCGCGCATTGCGGTTGCAGGCCGGCGTCACCGTGACGCCGGGAGCGGAGTTCGGTCCCAACAGTTTCGGAAGCATCCGGTTCAATTATTCGCAGGATCACGCAGCCGCTGTCGCTGCGGTGAATCGGGTCGCTGCGATGATTGAGCGATATCGTGTTCGACGTGTTGCGCGGAGTGCGTAGTCAGATCAACAAAAATGGGCACCCAGCCGGGCTGTCCCTTCGTACCGACGGTTACTCGTGATGAAGTATCGCAAGGTTGGCATCATCGGCGCGGGCTTGATCGGAAGATCCGTCTACAACGAGGTTTGTCGTTCCGAGGTTGCCGAAGTGGCCTATGTACTCGTGTCCGGCAAGAAGAGCGCTTCCCATCGCGAAGTCGAAGGCATAGATCCGGCATTGTTGGTGTCCGATCTCGACGAGGCAATGGCGCAGCCGGTAGACCTTGTGGTCGAAGCGGCCCACGCTGACGTGCTGGCGGCCGTCGCGCCGCGCGTGCTGGCGTCTTCCGATCTTTGCGGGTTCAGCTGCTCCGCCTTTGCCAGGCCCGACGTCGAGCGTGCCGTCGCAGAGAGTTGCCGTGCGAACGGCACGCAGTTCTTTCTGCCTCACGGTGCGATCCTGGGACTTGATGGTTTCGTTGATGGCCGCGACTGCATCGAAGACGTCACGATAACCACGACAAAGCGTGCCACGGGTCTTGGCTTTGAAAGCGACATCTCCGGCGTCGTGTTCGAGGGAAGCGCCCGAGAGGCCTGTCAGAAATTCCCGAGAAACGTGAACGTGCATGCCGCTATCGCAATCGCGGGCATCGGCTTTGATCGAACCAAAAGCATAGTTGCAGCGAAGCCTGATACCGAAGAGATGCGTCATCGTATTCAAGTTTCGGGACAGGGTTTCGCTTGGGATTTTTCGGTCACATCGCGCTCTCTTGGCGGGGTGACGGGGGCTTACACTCCCAAGTCAGCTGCGGGATCGGTGCGGCGTATTCTGGTGTCCAGCGGCATCGTCAACAGCTGAGAGGCACGATGGCAATTTCTTCGACAGGCACGCGAAACGGTACTCAAGCTCTAGCTGGCCTGACTGGACCGTTTTCGATCGGCGTGCGTTCCAAGCGGCGTCTATGGATAGGCGCTGTGACGATTCAGGTATTCAAGTCCAGGTAGGTGGATAGGCAGGCCGACAATGCTTCAGCAGAACAGCTCTCGTCAAAACTGGGTCGTCGGCGTCGACGTCGGGGGGACTTTTACCGATTTCTCGGCCAAAGATCTGACGACAGGCCGCGTCCTGATTCACAAAAGGCCCTCGACTCCGGACGATCCCTCGCGTGCCGTTCTGCATGGTCTGCGAGAGCTGACCGAGAAATACGATATTGATCCAGGCGCCATCACGCGTTTCGCGCACGGGACCACCGTCGCCACCAATGCGCTGCTTCAGCGGAAGGGCGCCAAGGTGGCCCTGGTAACGACCAAGGGGTTTCGCGATCTCGTCGAGATCGGCCGCCAGGTTCGGCCGCATATCTATGATCTGCAGTTGGATGCGCCTCAGCCGCTCGCTTCCCGCGCGCTTCGTTTCGAGATCGATGAGCGCATCGGCCCGACCGGCCAGGTTGTCCGTGAATTGTCCGATACCTCGATTGACGCCCTGGTGGAGCAATTGAGGACGCAGCCGGAGATCGAGGGCATTGCTGTCTGCCTGATCTTTTCGTTCCTGAATTCCTCGCACGAGAAGCGGATCGCCGCCGCGCTGCGCGAGGCGTTCCCGAACGTGTTCGTCTCGGTATCGAGCGAAGTGCAGCCGGAGTTTCGCGAGTTCGAAAGGTTCTCGACCACGCTGATTAATGCGTTCCTCCAGCCCGAGGTGGGACGCTACATGAACCGCTTGAAGCTCGAGGTAAGGACGGTCGCGCCAAACGCAGAGTTCGGCATTTTCCAGTCCAGCGGCGGATTGATGTCGGTTGACAGAGCCGCGCAGTTTCCGGTTCGGACCGCACTCTCGGGACCTGCCGCCGGAGCGGTCGGCGCAGCCGGCGCGGGCGCGATGTCCGATATTCCCGATATCATCACCCTGGATATCGGAGGGACCAGCACGGACGTCTGCCTGATCCAGGCCGGTAAGACCGCCATCGCGAGCACCCGGGACATCTCGGGATTCAGGATACGGCTGCCGATGGTGGACATTCACACGGTCGGCGCGGGCGGCGGATCCATCGCGCGGCTGGGCAATGACGGGCTTCTGAAGGTCGGCCCCGAGAGCGCCGGGGCGGTGCCGGGACCGGCCTGCTATCGCCGCGGTGGCACGCTGCCGACCGTCTCCGACGCCAACGTCGTTCTCGGTCGACTGCCCGTAACGCTCACCGGCGGGGGCATGACCATCGATCGCGACCTTGCCGTGAAGGCCGTTACACCGATCGCATCCGAGCTCGGACTCAGCGTTGAAAAGGCTGCGCTCGGCATCGTCGGGATCGTGACATCCAACATGGTCCGGGCCATTCGGGCGGTGACGATCGAACGAGGATACGATCCGCGCAAATTCATCCTCATGCCGTTCGGCGGTGCGGGCGGGTTGCACGCCACCGACGTCGCGCGCTCGATCGGCATCAAACGGATCATCGTTCCCCATGCTCCGGGAATTCTCTGCGCCGAAGGTCTGATCATGTCGGATCTGCAGGAAGACTTCGTCGCGAGCTGCCGGGTTCGTGTCGGCGGGGACATGCGGACCGCTGCAAATGTCGTCGCAGATCTCGTGAAGCAAGGACAGGACTGGCTTGATCAGGAAGGTGAGGGCGCTCTCGAAACCCGCCTCGTCCTGTCGCTGGACATGCGCTATGTCGGTCAGAACTACGAGCTCGCCGTCGAAGTCGCAAGCGGCTCCAGTGCTCCGGTCTTGCCGGATGCCGAGCAGCTGCGCGCGGCATTCTTCGCCGCATATCTGAGGGCCTACGGCCACTACGATCAGCAGGCACCGATCGAGATCGTGAACGTTCGACTTCGGACGATCGCGAAACTGCCGCAGAGCCAGTCGGCGACGAAAAGTTCTGCGAAAAAGCTCGAACCATTCGATACCAAGGACGTCTGGTTCGATGAAGCCGGGCCCGTTCCTACGCCGATGTTCGATCGCTCCGGTCTTCCTGTTGGAACCGTCATCAAGGGCCCGGCAATTATCACGCAGCTCGACTCGACCACGGTGGTCCCGCCGTGGGCCGAGATCACGGTCGATGCCGCCCTCAACATGATCATGGAGATCGACAATGTCTGAGATCGTGATTGACCCGATTTCGCTCGAAATCGCCTGGAATGGACTGAAGTCGATTGCTGACGAATGCTTCATCAGCATCATGCGAAGCGCGTTCTCAACTAACGTGAAAGAGCGCCACGATCACTCCACCGCCATCGCCGATGCGCAGGGGCGGCTGGTTGTGCAAGCGGAAATGGCGCTGCCGATCCATCTTGCATCGATGCGCGGTCTGACAAAATTCATCCTGGATCGATACGGTAGTGATATCCACCCCGGCGACGTCTTCATCGCCAATGATCCGCACGTCGCGGGCGGCACGCATCTTCCGGACATCAACATGGCGATGCCCGTATTTGAAGGCTCCCGGCTCATCGGATTCGTCGCCAACATCATCCACCACGCCGATGTCGGCGGGGCGGCGGTTGGGTCGATGTCGGGAGGTCTGGACGAGATCTACAAGGAAGGGCTGCGGATTCCGATCATGCGGCTCTATTCCAAGGGCGTGCTCGATCAGGATCTGCTGACGCTTTTGCTGCTCAATATGCGTCTGGAGGAAGAACGTCGGGGCGACCTCAACGCCCAGATCGCGGCCTGCAAGCTCGGAGTCGCCAGACTCGAGGACATGTTGCGTGAGCATGGCGGCGACCGGATTTCGGCGATCTTCCGGGAAGTTATCGCCCGCACAGAAATTCGAATGAGAAAGGCCATCGCAACACTTCCCGATGGCGTTTACGCCTTTACCGATTTCATGGATGACGACGGTGCAGGCACCGAGGATATCAAGATCGCGCTGAGAATCGAAAAGACGGGCGACCGCATCCTGTTCGATTTCGAAGGAAGCGATCCGCAGGTCCCCGGCAACTTCAATATGGTTTTCAATGCGACGCAATCGGCGGTGTGCTTCGCCCTCAAAGCTTTGCTCGACCCCAACGTGCCGAACAATCAGGGAATCTTTGACGCGATCGAAATCAAGGCGCCTCTCGGTTCATTTGTCAACTGCATCGCTCCGGCCGCGGTTGCCTTGCGTGCCAACTCCTGCCAACGGGTCGTCGACTGTGTGTTCGGTGCTTTGGCCGAGCAAGTACCAGACCGCGTGGTCGCGGGCACGAACGGAGCAAATACCAGCGCCGTGTTTGCTGGAATAGATCCTCGAACTGCCCAGCTCTACGTTTATCTGGAAACGCTGGGCGGCGGTATGGGCGCGCGCGCAACCTTCGACGGCAAGGACGGCGTCCAGGTCAACATCACCAACACCTCCAACCTGCCCGTGGAGGCCATCGAGCTCGAATATCCGCTCCGCGTTGAGGAATACTCGTTGATCGAGAACACTGGCGGTGCGGGTCGTTACCGCGGCGGCTTGGGCATCCGACGCACCATTCGGCCGATCGATCATGTCTGCGAGTTCAATGGTGTCGGCGAGCGCTTCGTTCACAAGCCTTGGGGACTGTTCGGTGGTGAAGATGGCGCAACAGGACGGTTTTACGTTCGCTCGGATGCCGGCCAAGTCACGGAACTTGCCGCCAAGGCCTGCTGCGTTCGCCTGGAGCCCGATGCTGTTGCAGTGCTCGAGACGGCGGGAGCAGGCGGTTACGGTCCGCCGGCCGAGCGGCTCGCCGCGGCAATCCAGGAAGACCTCGCTTCCGGCAAGTTCTCTGAGGAATACGTGAAACGACATTATTCCAAAGCGTCTTGAGCGCGACCAGGAAGTCCGTCCGGAGGTACCCGGGCAGGCGAGAGATACAAGACTCCGAAGACGGGCGTGACCATACATTGTTCAACGTGAGACAGGAGAATTCCATGCCGAATTTGACGCGACGCAAGGTATTGGCTCTAGGCGCTCTCGGCGCAGCGATGCCGTGGGTAAGCAAAGCAAGCGCCCAGGAGCGGAAGATCACGGTCGCCGCCTACAGCGATATCTTCGAGGATAT
This genomic stretch from Bradyrhizobium sp. CCGB12 harbors:
- a CDS encoding LysR family transcriptional regulator, whose protein sequence is MRNLPPLSGLQAFEAAARHLSFTEAAKELNCTQAAVSQRVRGLESYLSRQLFVRRQNGLQLSEVGEAYLPGVAEALNLAAAATEGLRGKDVPRTVTLSAPLSFVSLWLASRLDGFLSQNPNVEIRLNSAIWTDPNAELADIVVEVRDASELDADTPHLPNETLELVCAPALIGSLSTTALQDVLDSSRKIFVQGRHNVWQRWATKLGLNLDGDVPALKVDNSATALEAAAQNLGFVVTYSSYCEPYLKDGRLATWSKAKVQTTLCLALTGSPDKPSWHPAHKVFDWLKQEFKSGTPTP
- a CDS encoding sarcosine oxidase subunit delta; the encoded protein is MKIMNCPLNGARNISEFTCFGPVHDAIDAQSVGDAAWSHYLFYQENKAGIIREWWRHTPSNYYFIAERHTVTDEIIATYSASELSRIENKS
- a CDS encoding FAD-dependent oxidoreductase, with amino-acid sequence MPLSLLKYGLKRDYVPHREIPATPDLKRRYDVVIIGGGGHGLAAAHYLSKYHGIRDVAVLEKGYLAGGNTARNTTTIRSNYITNQSIRFYKEAVSLYEDMSHELNFNVMFSQRGQLTLAHSEATLRSFHLRAEMGKHHGTRIAVVDPRQVKEICPHLNMDEGGQHEVLGGLWHEDGGTARHDAVAWGYAAQAAGRGVEIHQRTEVLGFDTTGDRVSAIRTSRGTVSVGHVIQAAGGANQHVAKLAGIDMPIRCFPLQAMVTQPLKPFLHTLVSSANLHTYLVQSSRGEIVIGGGSDPYQLISTRSTLDLKEQLAHGAVQLFPFLHNVKLLRQWAGITDMTPDYTPIMGASPLRNYWLDCGWGTWGFKATPVAGKYMADTVANERVADILLPFSLGRFETMALINEMGATAASH
- a CDS encoding pyridoxal phosphate-dependent aminotransferase → MMNSIQRKFAELATENAPGQEVRLTTPTSDGALLGGVIEGRPVDFSHGDVDAFLPAPGALDAFLEGYRRGGSQAYTEYLGDAAVRDAVAERLGIFTGARLSADEDLIVTPGTQGALFLAMGATVASGTKVAVVEPDYFANRKLVRFFDGVLVPIEMDYLGTAGRAGLNLEQLEAAFRDGARVLVFSNPNNPTGVVYSDDEIDAIARLAGKYGATVIVDQLYSRLLYAGQSYSHLRTKSVARENLITISGPSKTESLSGFRLGVAFGSASVIERMAKLQAIVSLRAAGYSQAVLNVWLAEPEEWMRDRIQRHQAIRDDLVAILRQVDGLELRKPEAGSYLFPRLPELTISAIDFVRALRLQAGVTVTPGAEFGPNSFGSIRFNYSQDHAAAVAAVNRVAAMIERYRVRRVARSA
- a CDS encoding FAD-dependent oxidoreductase, with the translated sequence MIPRLPLPYGTRIDRGQVLTFKFEGRTFRGLSGDSIASALVASGQWLISRSFKYHRPRSVMTMAGQDANTLVQVEGEPNVLADVHPLREGLEATAQNVNGSLEKDRDALLDRLGRFMPVGFYYRTFFGPGKNSWLRLWEPLIRKKAGLGRVDTSAPRGRYEKQNLFYDVMVVGGGPAGLSAAIEAAEAGARVLVVDENPELGGSLTYARFDDKPEATALLLRDLRQQIKAHPGIKVFTNAVANGWYADNWIPVITANRLYKVRAKEVILCTGSLDQPVPFRNNDLPGIVLGSAVQRLMRHYAVKPGQRAVVFAGNRDGYRTALDLVEAGVEVAAVVDPRATQQHGSFAAQLETKGVRIILTAKIAEAAGTAGNKHLKAVGIARADADMPEWIDCDLLSMSCAYTPTYQLALQAGAKLSYDDGTAQFTLTNVPAHLTLAGSVAGNFSLRSVLAAGRKAGGAAAQALGLATREVEVPEDEERSLSSLELPIVGHSKGRDFVDFDEDLQVKDIENAVRTGYDELELVKRFSTVGMGPSQGRHSALATARIVAHATKRKVADIGVTTSRPPFGPEKLGLLAGIQQSRYRYTSVHHRHVEAGAKMTPVGAWWRPLYYGDQGSVDARIVDEVNLVRQRVGVLDVSTLGKIELRGPDAGLLLDRFCSMNYAKQPVGRVRYCLTLNEMGTVIDDGVAFRVAEDHYYVTATTGGVDRIYADMCWQNVQWGLDVDIHNVTAGFAAFNLTGPLARQVLEAAGGMDVSSEGLPFLGGRIGRVANCPVRIMRIGYSGELSFELHTPQSYGEALWDALMEAGKPLGLRPYGLEASRILRLEKGHIIIGQDTDAVSTADELGMAWALAMKKPFFIGKRSTELLRHLPARRRLVGFELPSSEQDRPDEACLVLEQGEAVGHVTSTCLSPTLGKWIGLAFVPADLSEQGRSLLIKTRKGAQLRARIVSPHFFDPENKRQEI